The genome window TGTCATAAGCAAAAACAAGGATATTGTAAGCCATATCATTGACAGCATTATATGGGGCAAAAAAGAAGTTGCCGTTCAGCAAAACAATAATGGAGGAGACAGTTCAGCCAGTAGCCAAGAGCCTTCATCTTCTGCTTACAAATCTGACGGAACTCCAATGAATAGTAAAAAGGAAGTAACAGATTATAGCGATTCTCAATCTCAAAGCCAATCGGGTAGTATAGCAGGCGGTCAGAATGATGGTATGAGCTATGATTATATTAAAAATAACCAGCCAAATGTAGTTGATGGTAATTTGGAGTAATGGAGTGAGAACATTGAAACTAAACCTATTATTGTTATTGGGGCAATAATTGTAGTTTTAGTTATTCTTTGCGGAGTATTGCTTTTGGATTTGTAAATCAGAATAAGGATGCTGTAAATACTAAAGAATTGCGCATTGATGCATCAGGATGCAGTTAAGCAAGACTGGTCAATGATTTAAGACAAATGTTTAAAGACCCTCCGATTACTCTTCAAAAAAGATGAAATAAGTCATTGATGATAATATGAATAATGAGAAAGAAATTCTATTGAACAGAATTAATGAGTATGTAGAATATTTTGCTGATTTTGGCCAGTGCAATAACAGCATAATCGTTTCCGGATCTCTTGATTATTTAAGTATGGTTTTAGAAAATGAAACATTAAATTTAGAAATGAAAAATGATTTATTAAAATTATTGTCAAATTATGTTTTGAATGTTAAAAAAATATATGATTTGTGTGATGGAAATCCTAAAGTATTTGAGTACATGAATCTCATTTCACTGGAAATTGAATTCAACAGGATTCAAGATTATATAAGTCAGGAATTAGGAATTTCTTTAAGATTACATGATCTGGAATTTGAATTGGCTGGATGTGATTAAATGATTAGACTTAAAAATGAGACTCAGATAATCTATGACGCAAATGTCATTATTTATTCACGGTTTCCTGAGAAATACAAGATACCATTTCTTACAACATCTGCAAAAAAGTTAAATAACTTTTTATTAAATCGGGAATCACAATTGTGGTTCCTCATTTCATTATCTCCGAAATAGAACGTAAAGGATATTATAATGTTATTCACGATTATTTTAAAGATTTGAGGCCATCTTCAAGATTTCAATTAATGATTAAACTTAGACATAATTTTGAAAATCTCAAAAAACATGAAAATTTTTCACAAGAATATTATCAGCCTTGCGAAGAATTATTGGATTCTATTGATAATGCATTCGCTGATTTTAATAATTTGGATAATATTGATAAATATTTCATGCGAAAGCATACGGATGTTTTAAACCCGTCTATTGAAGATAAAAATTAATTCTATTTTCAAAAGATAAAGAATGTCCGGTAATATCTAATGATTTGGATTTAACATTTTTCCAAGAGGAATTGCTTAAACGAAATTTAGTTCATGAAATAATTGATTTTGCATCTATTAATTTTAATGTTTGAGATTTAACATGTCTTTTAGTGTTTTATTTTTATTCAATGTCATTATCTATTTTTTTAACAACTCTTGCAGGAACTCCTAAAGCAAGTGAATTGTCGGGTATATATTTTGTAACAACTGCACCTGCACCTACAACAACGTTATTTCCAATAGTCACGCCTGGATGGACTGTAACATTGCCTCCTAACCACTCGTCATTGCCAATATGTATTTCTGTTGCTTTTGCCAAATGTTTGCGTCGGCCTTTTGGACTTAATGGATGATTAACTGTTGTATTAATGTATTTGGTCCAATCATTACATTATCTCCGATATACACTTCTTTAATATCCAGAATTGTCAGATTATAGTTTCCTGTAAAATTATTTCCTATAAAAATGTTTTTCCCATTGTCAAATGAAAATCGTTTGCACATCATAACATTAGTTCCAACAGAACCTAAAATCTCACATAGCACTTCATATTGCTTTTCAAAATCAGAATCATCAATTGCATTGAATCTGGTGCTGTTTTTGATTGCTTTTAATTTAAACATACTTATTACTTCATCATCATAAGAATATTCAAGACCTGCTTTCATTTTTTCAATTTCTTTCATAGTTTAACTATTATCTCGGATAAAAATATGATGAATGTATATAAAAGCTTTTGAAAGACCCGTAAATAATAAATTTTATTTTTTACCGAAAGATTTATAAACCCCAAGATAATAACATTTTATTAACAAATTTTTACTATACAATTAAGACTGTCACCTAAACACATATAGTTTTTAGATGAATTGTCGAAAATCCAATTTCGGTGATAACATGACTATACAGGATTTATTAAATGAATGTGAATGCGCATACGATGAAAAAGACTTTAAAAAGCTCATAGAACTTTGTGATGAAGTTTTTAAAAAAGATCCGGATAACCAAATTGCGATAGGCTATAAATCAATATCATACTGCTTTTTAAATCAACCTCAAAAAGCTTTAAAAATATTAAACGGAGCTGTTAAACTTTATCCGGATAATTATTACTATAAAAACATCAGTGCAATGGCTTATTATGATTTGGGAGAGTATGAAAAATCTTTAAAATGCTGTGTGGAAGGATTAAAGATTAAAGAGTTTGACTGGCTGTATGAAAACAAAATCAAAGCTTTGCTTAAGTTGGACAGAACTGATGAAGCAATGGAGTGTTATGAAAACGCCCCATGGTATATTGAAATCATTGAATTATTGATTGAAACTGAAAAATATTCAGAGGCTTTAAAATACTGTTTGCAAGAGGATATGGAGGATTATGAATCAGTCATTGATGAAATAAAAGAAAATGATAGTGAGGTAGTTGGTGATTATTACATTTCATGGATTTATAATATCAAATCCAGATTCGACATCAGGTTCTGTCCTGAATGCGGCGGCGAATTGATTCCAATAGTCTGGGGATTGCCTCCTGGGGAATGGCGTGAAAAAGCAGAACGTGAAGAGATATTTTTAGCAGGCTGCTGTATACCTCTAAATCCTCCAAATTATCACTGCAAAAAATGCGGCGGCGAATTTGACTTGGGAGTTGAAGGATTGCACATTGAATGTGAGGATTATGAGTTATACGGATATATTGAGTATAAAATCCGTGAATTAACTTTCCTGCTTAAAGAAAACTCAATTGTATTTAGTAGATCTCTGGATTTTCTTAAAAAGGAATTGAAAGGTTTTGATGATAAGGAATTTGACGCATTCATAAAGCACTTGAAAGATTTAAACTACATCTTTGAACCTCGTGAAGCTTATATTAAATTAGTGGGATATGATGATTTAAAATGTGTGGAAATAATTGGATGAAGGCAAATTCTCTTTAATGTGGTTATCTGTCTGCATGGATGCCGGCCGGAGAGATATACGCTATGGGGGGATTAAAA of uncultured Methanobrevibacter sp. contains these proteins:
- a CDS encoding DapH/DapD/GlmU-related protein, translating into MAKATEIHIGNDEWLGGNVTVHPGVTIGNNVVVGAGAVVTKYIPDNSLALGVPARVVKKIDNDIE
- a CDS encoding maltose acetyltransferase domain-containing protein, giving the protein MKEIEKMKAGLEYSYDDEVISMFKLKAIKNSTRFNAIDDSDFEKQYEVLCEILGSVGTNVMMCKRFSFDNGKNIFIGNNFTGNYNLTILDIKEVYIGDNVMIGPNTLIQQLIIH
- a CDS encoding tetratricopeptide repeat protein; this translates as MTIQDLLNECECAYDEKDFKKLIELCDEVFKKDPDNQIAIGYKSISYCFLNQPQKALKILNGAVKLYPDNYYYKNISAMAYYDLGEYEKSLKCCVEGLKIKEFDWLYENKIKALLKLDRTDEAMECYENAPWYIEIIELLIETEKYSEALKYCLQEDMEDYESVIDEIKENDSEVVGDYYISWIYNIKSRFDIRFCPECGGELIPIVWGLPPGEWREKAEREEIFLAGCCIPLNPPNYHCKKCGGEFDLGVEGLHIECEDYELYGYIEYKIRELTFLLKENSIVFSRSLDFLKKELKGFDDKEFDAFIKHLKDLNYIFEPREAYIKLVGYDDLKCVEIIG